A window of Sphaeramia orbicularis chromosome 8, fSphaOr1.1, whole genome shotgun sequence genomic DNA:
CTGGAGAATTTTCTTGCTAAACAATAATTCAATCTGCAATCTGTCTGCTTCTTAGAATCTGTTTCTTAAATCATATATGGCTTATAGTTGTAGTACAGGTGCTTActgataaaattaaaataaatgacaaaaattgtAAATCATTCTTGATTCAGATTCGTCCCAAACATCACCAGTGCCCAAATTCatctgatttaaactgtttcatacctgttgatcctctaatcctatcaatacatgtaaataattggtgtaaaattcagttttcaatcctttcatggtcatcagatatgacccatttggatgttcagaggctttgtagttaccgtggaaacactgtcatctctacaacattgattcaccagtaaaacccatggagttggatcagtgacagtggatggagacacttggtttatgtttagttatcgatagattttgctgataaatacagtttttcttcgttttctctgtttttgatataatactttcaactttaatctgagctttaatgaacatatacatgatcagtaaattaaatacagaaaaatgtgtatttatattcctaaaaatgctaaatacagagcataatgttagagtaaatggtgataaatcacttaagaaagattagagatatagagaaaaaatcatttgggaacttccacagaagtaacactgttATTATAGGTTAAATATTTTGGTTATATCATCCAGCTCTGCTCTGATATTCTTTTCCTCAGCTTAACAACGTAGAAAAGGCCGTGGCGGCAACACACACCTTCCTGAAGAAGAACCCGAAGGATCCACATCTGCGCAAGAACATGGACTACTACAAGACCATATTTGATGTTGACGAGTACCTCATCGACCACGAGGACAGCCGTATGAAGTGCGTAACCTTTGTTTTTCATCCACTCATAATAGGTTCTACATTTATTAACACGTGGCTTTGTTACACAGAGTGTGTTCCTGAAAAGTGTGACGCTCTACAACAACGGAGACTTCAGCAGCAGCGCCCGAAACATGGAACAGGCCATCACGCAGTATTTTGAGATCTACGACCTGTGTTTGGCAGGCTGTGAGGGCTCGTACGAGATCTTAGTATAAAGACTTTTATCCAACGTTAGCAGGTGAGCAGAGATGTTTCAGCTCAGAAGAGGAGTGAAATCGGAAATAAGGCATGTGTTTTTAGTTAATTTTCTGCTCATTCCCTGCAGATTTGTACATTAATGTGCTTAAATGCAAGGTCAAATGTGAAGATGAGCTAACACCCAGCGTCGGAGGCTTCTTTGTGGAGAAGTTTGTAGCCACCATGTATCACTACCTCCAGTTCTCTCTCCTACTATAAATGTAAGAATTACAACAAAAGATGCAACTCCTCATCCTTGTGCTGTTGTCAGTATATGTAATGGGTTTTTTGATTTTGCGATTCTTTACAGTGAATGATGTAAAAACGCTGCTCCGTGTGCGGCGAGCTACATGCTTTTCGACTCCAAGGACCAAGTGATGCAACAAAATGTAGTGTACTACCGCTTCTACCGGGAGCAGTGGGGGCTGGAGGACAACGACTTCCAGCCTCGTCCTGTGAGTGATATCATTTCTCTTTGcgcagggttcccacagggtctgaAAATGTCTTGAatatacaaatctgcatttaataccctAAAGAAGTctctaaaaggtattaaatttgatatggtaggttttaagttatgtttccataaacttgtttgctgtaatATGTTATTTAAACtaaggctgtcaaaatgaatgcattaatgcagattaatatCATCAAGATTAATCTGCTCAAAAatgttaacccatctgcagcacagaatgactctgaacgtctttgCCAATGCATttgaggcagtttgtccaagtagagttaccgtcacacatgtgcaaatagaccgttgatccagtagtgacaggcagcagaaccaaccctacagatggaagacactaaacagtatgttggtcctctggatggaaatatgagttaaaaaaaaacccaagacagaacagttgtttcaagttgttttgttgaaactgttgaaggtgtttagtAAACACCttaagtgcatatattttcccttctttcttgagtatgtttgctcatgcaaaaagaaacaggattaatatacattaaaaatgaatgatatttaatcgtgattcatctaaattaatccacagcaaccctgaga
This region includes:
- the LOC115424273 gene encoding LOW QUALITY PROTEIN: endoplasmic reticulum protein SC65-like (The sequence of the model RefSeq protein was modified relative to this genomic sequence to represent the inferred CDS: inserted 3 bases in 2 codons; substituted 2 bases at 2 genomic stop codons), translating into FPQLNNVEKAVAATHTFLKKNPKDPHLRKNMDYYKTIFDVDEYLIDHEXQPYESVFLKSVTLYNNGDFSSSARNMEQAITQYFEIYDLCLAGCEGSYEILXYKDFYPTLADLYINVLKCKVKCEDELTPSVGGFFVEKFVATMYHYLQFSLLLXIEXCKNAAPCAASYMLFDSKDQVMQQNVVYYRFYREQWGLEDNDFQPRPEALRYFNQTTKQKEMLEFALNYLQTDDEVCY